The Dokdonella koreensis DS-123 genome has a segment encoding these proteins:
- a CDS encoding alpha/beta hydrolase family protein: MSLPFAHRFRVPLRTLALLSACAIAALLTTPAWLRASALLPSTAPEPFAEIDTGHEAYAVTDLEWIDSRRDRRVPAKLFWPAAAAGRPVPLVIFSHGIGSSRDGYTYLGRYWAGHGIASLHVQHVGSDRALWEGSVASLVARFRQATDETEAIARVEDLRYALDRLLESERGAQVARDRIAAAGHSYGATTTLLAAGAAVHRDGRLLQFRDPRIGAAILISSPPFYGETDFVPILSGIHIPTLHITTAEDVIRLPGFGSGPEDRLKVFDATGSRFKTLAVYRHGSHNVFTDRRYFDSRQVAAEVKAATQSLSLAFLEQAYGTDGADLEAWGRAHRTLFAQYIAGSHGEPTGTIGADRTTAARFSGHPHAWSFR, translated from the coding sequence ATGAGCCTGCCGTTCGCACACCGTTTCCGCGTGCCGCTGCGCACCCTCGCCCTGCTGTCGGCCTGCGCCATCGCGGCGCTGCTGACGACGCCGGCGTGGCTGCGCGCGAGCGCGTTGCTGCCGTCGACCGCTCCCGAACCGTTCGCCGAGATCGACACCGGCCACGAAGCCTATGCCGTGACCGATCTGGAATGGATCGACTCGCGCCGCGACCGGCGCGTGCCGGCGAAGCTGTTCTGGCCGGCGGCCGCAGCGGGACGTCCCGTGCCGCTGGTGATCTTCTCGCACGGCATCGGCAGCTCGCGCGACGGCTACACCTACCTGGGCCGCTACTGGGCCGGTCACGGCATCGCCAGCCTGCACGTGCAGCACGTCGGCAGCGATCGCGCGTTGTGGGAAGGCAGCGTGGCATCGCTGGTCGCGCGCTTCCGGCAGGCGACCGACGAGACCGAGGCGATCGCGCGCGTCGAGGACCTGCGCTACGCCCTGGACCGTCTGCTCGAAAGCGAGCGCGGTGCGCAGGTCGCACGCGACCGCATCGCCGCCGCCGGACACTCCTATGGCGCCACCACCACCCTGCTCGCAGCCGGCGCGGCGGTCCATCGCGACGGGCGGCTCCTGCAGTTCCGCGATCCGCGTATCGGCGCGGCCATCCTGATCTCCTCACCCCCGTTCTATGGCGAGACGGACTTCGTGCCGATCCTGTCGGGCATCCACATCCCGACACTGCACATCACGACCGCGGAAGACGTGATCCGCCTTCCCGGCTTCGGCTCGGGACCGGAGGATCGCCTGAAGGTCTTCGACGCCACCGGCAGCCGCTTCAAGACACTGGCGGTCTACCGCCACGGCAGCCACAACGTGTTCACCGATCGCCGCTACTTCGATTCACGGCAGGTGGCGGCCGAGGTCAAGGCCGCGACGCAATCGCTGTCACTGGCCTTTCTCGAGCAGGCGTACGGAACGGACGGGGCCGACCTCGAGGCCTGGGGGCGTGCGCACCGGACCTTGTTCGCGCAGTACATCGCCGGATCGCACGGCGAGCCGACAGGGACGATCGGAGCGGACCGTACGACCGCCGCCCGCTTCTCCGGCCATCCACACGCCTGGTCGTTCCGGTAG
- a CDS encoding S9 family peptidase, with amino-acid sequence MMQRHGGFLRGLRGLAGGLLMVLAAVAGAREISPGDTVEPREGRGLVAIAVEAALPVSSLKIDRKDGGFGGQRLLRLGHGRSLRLLELPAGDYRFSRLEIGLDNRPLWYLNLSKDGRLDFKVEPGVISYAGDLDLIALGYSRFHTAPRNRFAQLAIDLDKDYPGLRKRWPLRWQGAVPDRFGEFLANELGDMPLSAALEAAESATIKPAEKDDAEKAGGDDRLPALVRELFADWQVSTIRMNPAGDMLAVAEQKGDRHTISVLDVATLQASPVYSGDYPVYQMSWAADRTLLIGVNNRGRTSYAVRLRVEPGRAPSFDLLTFPYAGWFVSTIGTEGRQAVFARVETEGGAGLYRVTLDGKRIERSQFERSRRLDKGLEGWSNVLTDRSGVPRAVMATEDGDYVLKTQTRTDGTWQVVRRFSSEDRFQLLEMAPGGTSFYATTDIDRAQTELVRVDLADGKIVQTLLTLPGIDILEVLTTPTGEPVGASYLQDGRHQIHYFDSASGSLHAILARALPDRSVAVYETSRDGTRALVIANDETNPGTYYLYDAGHNRIEELLSRLEPFRQARPVRSSLLRLAATDGTPIEAYLSLPEGKGPHPLVVMPHGGPIGVRDTLHYDPEVQLMTNRGHAVLRVNFRGSGGFGREFRHAGYGAFGTQIEDDVLSAVDKALREHPLDPGRVALRGSSYGGYSTLMGLIRFPERYRCGIATAAVTDWPLTFSSSDWAASTSAQDLMKKMVGDPVKQIAEVEAISPVYRYRQIGKPLLLAHGAQDRRVTIEHALRLRLLLAKAGRPARWLPFDDEGHGIASLDNRLRLEAAVDSFLADCLKPAGATP; translated from the coding sequence ATGATGCAGCGCCACGGGGGGTTTCTGCGCGGGCTTCGCGGCCTGGCCGGCGGCTTGCTGATGGTCCTGGCCGCCGTTGCGGGTGCACGGGAAATCAGTCCCGGCGACACGGTCGAGCCGCGCGAGGGACGCGGACTGGTGGCGATAGCGGTCGAGGCCGCGCTACCGGTTTCCTCGCTCAAGATCGACCGGAAGGACGGTGGCTTCGGCGGCCAGCGCCTGCTGCGGCTGGGACATGGACGCAGCCTGCGTCTGCTCGAACTGCCCGCGGGTGACTACCGCTTCAGCCGGCTCGAGATCGGCCTGGACAACCGGCCCCTTTGGTACCTTAACCTGAGCAAGGATGGCCGCCTGGATTTCAAGGTCGAACCCGGCGTCATCAGCTATGCCGGCGACCTCGACCTGATCGCACTGGGCTACAGCAGGTTCCATACGGCGCCACGCAACCGGTTCGCCCAGCTCGCGATTGATCTCGACAAGGACTATCCCGGTCTGCGCAAGCGCTGGCCGTTGCGCTGGCAAGGCGCCGTACCGGATCGCTTCGGCGAGTTCCTTGCGAACGAGCTGGGCGACATGCCGTTGTCGGCCGCGCTCGAAGCCGCCGAATCGGCGACGATCAAACCGGCGGAGAAGGACGACGCGGAGAAGGCAGGCGGAGACGACCGGCTACCTGCCCTGGTCCGCGAGCTGTTCGCGGACTGGCAGGTATCGACGATCCGGATGAACCCCGCCGGCGACATGCTGGCGGTCGCTGAGCAGAAGGGCGATCGACACACGATCAGCGTGCTGGACGTAGCCACGCTGCAGGCCAGCCCCGTCTACAGCGGCGACTACCCGGTATACCAGATGAGCTGGGCAGCGGACCGTACCTTGCTGATCGGCGTCAACAACCGCGGACGCACCAGCTATGCCGTCCGCCTTCGCGTCGAGCCGGGCCGGGCACCGTCCTTCGACCTGCTGACGTTTCCGTATGCCGGCTGGTTCGTCAGCACGATCGGCACAGAGGGGCGGCAGGCCGTATTCGCGCGTGTCGAGACGGAAGGAGGCGCTGGCCTCTATCGCGTCACGCTTGACGGCAAGCGGATCGAACGCAGCCAGTTCGAACGCAGCCGCAGGCTGGACAAGGGACTGGAGGGCTGGAGCAACGTCCTGACCGACCGCAGCGGCGTGCCGCGCGCCGTCATGGCGACCGAGGACGGCGACTACGTGCTCAAGACCCAGACCCGCACCGACGGCACCTGGCAGGTGGTACGGCGCTTCTCGTCGGAGGACCGCTTCCAGTTGCTGGAAATGGCACCCGGCGGGACGAGCTTCTATGCCACCACCGACATCGACCGCGCCCAGACCGAACTGGTCCGCGTCGACCTGGCCGATGGCAAGATCGTACAGACCCTGCTGACCCTGCCCGGCATCGACATCCTCGAGGTTCTGACGACGCCGACCGGCGAACCAGTCGGCGCCAGCTACCTGCAGGACGGCCGGCACCAGATCCACTACTTCGACTCGGCCAGCGGCTCGCTGCACGCGATACTGGCCCGTGCGCTTCCGGATCGCAGCGTGGCCGTCTACGAAACCAGCCGCGACGGCACGCGCGCCCTGGTCATCGCCAACGACGAGACCAATCCGGGCACCTACTACCTCTACGACGCCGGGCACAACCGCATTGAGGAACTGCTCTCCCGGCTGGAACCGTTCCGGCAGGCACGCCCCGTGCGCTCTTCACTGCTGCGCCTGGCCGCGACCGACGGAACGCCGATCGAGGCCTATCTCAGCCTGCCCGAAGGCAAGGGTCCACATCCGCTGGTCGTGATGCCCCACGGCGGCCCGATCGGCGTGCGCGATACGCTGCACTACGACCCGGAAGTCCAGCTGATGACCAACCGCGGCCATGCCGTCCTGCGGGTGAACTTCCGGGGCTCCGGTGGATTCGGCCGCGAGTTCCGACATGCCGGCTACGGCGCGTTCGGGACCCAGATCGAGGACGACGTGCTCAGCGCCGTGGACAAGGCGCTGCGCGAGCATCCCCTCGACCCGGGACGTGTCGCCCTGCGTGGCAGCAGCTACGGCGGATACTCGACCCTGATGGGCCTGATCCGCTTCCCGGAGCGGTATCGCTGCGGCATCGCGACGGCGGCGGTGACGGACTGGCCGTTGACGTTCTCGTCCAGCGACTGGGCCGCGAGCACCTCGGCGCAGGACCTGATGAAGAAGATGGTCGGTGACCCCGTCAAGCAGATCGCCGAGGTCGAGGCGATTTCCCCAGTCTACCGGTACCGCCAGATCGGCAAGCCACTGCTGCTGGCGCACGGTGCACAGGATCGCCGCGTGACGATCGAGCATGCGTTGCGGCTGCGGCTGCTGCTGGCCAAGGCCGGACGCCCGGCGCGCTGGCTGCCGTTCGACGACGAAGGACACGGCATCGCCAGCCTGGACAATCGCCTGCGCCTGGAGGCGGCAGTCGATTCGTTTCTGGCCGACTGCCTCAAGCCGGCCGGCGCTACACCCTGA
- a CDS encoding GNAT family N-acetyltransferase, translated as MSAPLFRPVHRDDADAICAIYNPHVRETIVTFEDVPVTPAQMIERIDQVLGAGYPWLVAQHEGRVAAYAYATRWRSRAAYDPTVETTIYVAADAQRSGVGLPLYQLLLRTLAEHGFHVALGCIALPNPASVAFHERCGFLKVAHHAQVGRKFDRWVDVGFWQRTL; from the coding sequence GTGAGCGCGCCGCTGTTCCGACCCGTCCATCGCGACGATGCCGACGCGATCTGCGCGATCTACAACCCGCACGTGCGCGAGACGATCGTGACGTTCGAGGACGTGCCGGTCACGCCGGCACAGATGATCGAGCGCATCGACCAGGTGCTCGGCGCGGGATATCCGTGGCTGGTCGCGCAGCACGAAGGACGCGTCGCCGCCTATGCCTATGCCACGCGCTGGCGCAGCCGCGCCGCCTACGATCCCACGGTCGAGACGACGATCTACGTCGCCGCCGACGCGCAGCGCAGCGGCGTGGGCCTGCCGCTGTACCAGTTGCTGCTGCGCACGCTCGCCGAGCACGGCTTCCATGTCGCGCTCGGCTGCATCGCGCTGCCGAATCCGGCCAGCGTCGCATTCCACGAACGCTGCGGCTTCCTGAAGGTCGCGCACCACGCGCAAGTGGGGCGCAAGTTCGACCGCTGGGTGGACGTCGGTTTCTGGCAGCGCACGCTGTAG
- the purE gene encoding 5-(carboxyamino)imidazole ribonucleotide mutase, with amino-acid sequence MTNSKAGQPLIGVVMGSRSDWDTLRHAVETLERLDVAHEVRVVSAHRTPDLLFDYAEQAAGRGLKVVIAGAGGAAHLPGMLAAKTRLPVFGVPVQSHALNGMDSLLSIVQMPAGIPVGTLAIGRAGAVNAALLATAVLALEDAALANRLDAFRREQTDAVLAKSDPRED; translated from the coding sequence ATGACCAACAGCAAGGCCGGGCAACCGCTGATCGGCGTGGTGATGGGCTCCCGTTCGGATTGGGACACCCTGCGTCATGCCGTCGAAACCCTCGAGCGTCTCGACGTGGCGCACGAGGTCCGCGTCGTCTCCGCCCACCGCACGCCGGACCTGCTGTTCGACTATGCCGAACAGGCGGCCGGCCGCGGCCTCAAGGTCGTGATCGCCGGGGCCGGCGGCGCCGCCCACCTGCCCGGCATGCTGGCCGCCAAGACGCGGCTGCCGGTCTTCGGCGTGCCGGTGCAGTCGCACGCGCTCAACGGCATGGATTCGCTGCTGTCGATCGTGCAGATGCCGGCCGGCATTCCGGTCGGCACCCTGGCGATCGGCCGTGCCGGCGCGGTCAACGCCGCCCTGCTGGCGACCGCCGTGCTCGCGCTCGAGGACGCCGCGCTGGCCAACCGCCTGGATGCGTTCCGGCGCGAGCAGACCGACGCCGTGCTCGCCAAGTCCGACCCGCGCGAAGACTGA
- a CDS encoding Trm112 family protein: MDSRLLDILRCPVSKGAVRALRRDELDALNRAIAADGLATADGQVRRQPLQAGLLAADGQRVYRIDDGIPVMLADQAIPVAGVAGFVAG, from the coding sequence ATGGATTCACGATTGCTGGACATCCTGCGCTGCCCGGTCAGCAAGGGTGCCGTGCGCGCGCTGCGGCGCGACGAACTCGATGCGCTCAACCGCGCGATCGCCGCCGACGGGCTGGCGACGGCCGATGGCCAGGTGCGCCGCCAGCCGCTGCAGGCGGGGCTGTTGGCCGCCGACGGGCAGCGCGTCTACCGGATCGACGACGGCATCCCCGTGATGCTGGCGGACCAGGCGATCCCGGTGGCCGGAGTGGCCGGTTTCGTGGCCGGGTAG
- a CDS encoding phytoene desaturase family protein, translating to MSAVSDRHDVILIGGGHNGLVCATYLAKAGLKVLVLENRDVVGGAAVTEEFHPGFRNSVAAYTVSLLQPKVIADLDLHAHGLRIVRRRLGNFLPLPDGTHLKVGAGVTQAEVAKFSRRDAERLPDYERRLDAIADVLRALALEPPPNVTDGGWWKALPELLRAGRLGRRLHALDETLRQELLDLFTISAAEYLDRWFESEPIKAVFGFDGVVGNYASPYTPGSAYVLLHHVFGEVDGVKGAWGHAIGGMGAITQAMARAAEAAGAEIRTGCGVREVTVENGRVTGVVTTGSDVLTARAVVANVNPKLLYERLIAPDVVPAPTRERMRHWRCGSGTFRMNVALDRLPDFTALPGTGDHLTAGIILAPSLAYMDRAYRDAVAHGWSREPIVELLIPSTLDDSLAPPGKHVASLFCQHVAPALPDGRSWDDHRDTVADLMIATVDRYAPGFAASVLGRQIKSPLDLERDFGLVGGDIFHGALTLNQLFSARPMLGQAGYRGALPGLYLCGAGTHPGGGVTGAPGHNAARVIAADLR from the coding sequence ATGAGCGCCGTGTCCGATCGCCACGACGTCATCCTGATCGGCGGCGGCCACAACGGCCTGGTCTGTGCGACCTATCTCGCCAAGGCCGGGCTCAAGGTCCTGGTGTTGGAGAACCGCGACGTCGTCGGCGGCGCGGCGGTCACCGAGGAATTCCATCCGGGCTTCCGCAACTCGGTCGCCGCCTATACGGTCTCGCTGCTGCAGCCGAAGGTGATCGCCGATCTCGACCTGCACGCGCACGGCCTGCGCATCGTGCGGCGCCGGCTCGGCAACTTCCTGCCGCTGCCGGACGGCACCCACCTGAAGGTGGGCGCCGGCGTCACCCAGGCCGAGGTCGCGAAGTTCTCGCGCCGCGACGCGGAGCGGCTGCCGGACTACGAGCGGCGACTGGACGCGATTGCCGACGTGCTGCGTGCGCTGGCGCTGGAGCCGCCGCCCAACGTGACCGACGGTGGCTGGTGGAAGGCGCTGCCGGAACTGCTGCGCGCCGGCCGGCTGGGGCGGCGCCTGCATGCGCTCGACGAGACGCTGCGCCAGGAGCTGCTGGATCTGTTCACGATCTCCGCGGCCGAGTACCTGGACCGCTGGTTCGAGAGCGAGCCGATCAAGGCGGTCTTCGGCTTCGACGGTGTCGTCGGCAACTACGCCAGCCCCTACACGCCGGGCAGCGCCTACGTGCTGCTGCACCACGTCTTCGGCGAGGTCGACGGCGTCAAGGGTGCCTGGGGCCATGCGATCGGCGGCATGGGCGCGATCACCCAGGCGATGGCCCGGGCTGCCGAAGCGGCCGGCGCCGAGATCCGCACCGGCTGCGGCGTACGCGAGGTGACCGTCGAGAACGGCCGCGTCACCGGCGTGGTCACGACCGGCAGCGACGTCCTCACGGCGCGCGCGGTGGTCGCCAACGTCAACCCGAAGCTGCTCTACGAACGGCTGATCGCGCCCGACGTGGTACCGGCGCCGACGCGCGAGCGCATGCGCCACTGGCGCTGCGGCTCCGGCACGTTCCGCATGAATGTCGCGCTCGACCGCCTGCCCGATTTCACGGCACTGCCCGGAACGGGCGACCACCTGACAGCGGGCATCATCCTGGCGCCGAGCCTGGCCTACATGGATCGCGCCTACCGCGACGCTGTCGCGCACGGATGGTCGCGCGAGCCGATCGTCGAGCTGCTGATTCCCTCGACGCTGGACGACAGCCTGGCGCCACCCGGCAAGCACGTCGCCAGCCTGTTCTGCCAGCACGTCGCGCCGGCGTTGCCGGACGGACGCTCCTGGGACGATCACCGCGACACGGTGGCCGACCTCATGATCGCGACCGTGGACCGCTATGCGCCGGGCTTCGCCGCCTCGGTGCTCGGCCGGCAGATCAAGAGCCCGCTGGACCTGGAGCGCGACTTCGGCCTGGTCGGCGGCGACATCTTCCACGGCGCGCTCACGTTGAACCAGCTCTTCAGCGCCCGGCCGATGCTCGGCCAGGCCGGCTACCGCGGCGCCCTGCCCGGCCTGTACCTGTGCGGCGCCGGCACCCATCCGGGGGGCGGCGTCACCGGCGCACCGGGCCACAATGCCGCCCGCGTGATCGCCGCCGACCTGCGCTGA
- a CDS encoding SRPBCC family protein produces the protein MAKVKMSTPLPVSADQVWKLIGGFHALPDWHPAVQKSELADGGRVRRLQLMGGASLVERMESFDDNDHVYTYTLEKGALPVANYKSTVRVRNEEGKEGCVVEWSGDFVPAGVPENDAVATMQGIYQAGLDNLRKLFNV, from the coding sequence ATGGCCAAGGTCAAGATGTCCACGCCGCTGCCGGTATCGGCCGATCAGGTCTGGAAGCTGATCGGGGGTTTTCATGCCCTGCCCGATTGGCATCCTGCCGTGCAGAAGAGCGAACTGGCCGACGGCGGTCGCGTCCGGCGCCTTCAGCTGATGGGCGGTGCCAGCCTGGTCGAGCGCATGGAATCGTTCGACGACAACGATCACGTCTACACCTACACGCTCGAGAAGGGCGCCCTGCCCGTCGCCAACTACAAGTCCACCGTGCGCGTGCGCAACGAGGAAGGCAAGGAGGGCTGCGTGGTCGAGTGGTCGGGCGACTTCGTTCCCGCCGGCGTACCGGAGAACGATGCCGTCGCGACGATGCAGGGCATCTATCAGGCCGGCCTCGACAACCTGCGCAAGCTCTTCAACGTCTGA
- a CDS encoding DUF1631 domain-containing protein: MVSPDDSKKIIDLHQRQSIQSAAGDRLGDLLKRVRGIALKRISALVGVLFENIDDALFDLAEKAENNAAQTQFFDGMREVRKKRHLVERRFQEQVSKAFTDFAEGRMRTARPEVAPQAGGGLSLVDDQELEQSLAVSGMVAKANSRWSRSLFQINQRLSVVTGGGQVDDGSNPIGPAALGEAFREATREFDLGMHVRLIVYKLFDRYVMSGLDGLYEEVNGELIQAGVLPQIASAPARPSAGAGGHAAAPAGHAGAPAPHVDAHADRGRYDPATVAWQTELYQTLNKLLAGRRSPAHEAAEHFRHESELAAPPVLSPVDLLSALTILQSQNQLAASRQHAQASSMADAAQAVQQIKQDLLDQVQRIGSGDGHGHSHVSSADEDTIDLVGMLFEYILQDRNLPAQMQAVLSRLQIPYLKVAILDRHLFAQRAHPARRLLDALAQAGLGWSEEADRDHRLLDRVRQSVEKILTEFDDDIAIFEHELESFEGFLDQGRKRAGLAEQRVAEAARGRERLEEARRTAAREILQRIDERVLPPIIHAVLSRPWANYLVVALLRHGENSEEWRNGLRFVDEFVWSALPKGTEADRLRLQKVKPQIERALRHGLGTIGLHDNEITETMRALADFYASLQGGAPVERKTVREVIVERACLAAAGAQPAAEAGQAADAAGTAELAGSPVEEIVLGTRTIEGDRGEAFLQEDEFLQLARSLRPGTWLELVDENGHRERAKLSWISPISSKYLFVNRRGLKVDDKTLTALAAELRAGAAVVLEEAPLFDRALDAIVARLREDHEAA, from the coding sequence ATGGTCAGCCCCGACGACAGCAAGAAGATCATCGACCTGCACCAGCGGCAGTCGATCCAGAGCGCCGCCGGCGACCGTCTGGGCGATCTGCTCAAGCGGGTCCGGGGCATTGCGCTCAAGCGCATCAGCGCCCTGGTCGGCGTCCTGTTCGAGAACATCGACGACGCCCTGTTCGACCTCGCCGAGAAGGCCGAGAACAACGCCGCGCAGACCCAGTTCTTCGACGGCATGCGCGAGGTCCGCAAGAAGCGCCACCTGGTCGAGCGCCGGTTCCAGGAGCAGGTCTCCAAGGCCTTCACGGATTTCGCCGAAGGCCGGATGCGCACGGCACGCCCCGAGGTCGCCCCGCAGGCCGGTGGCGGCCTGTCGCTGGTCGACGACCAGGAGCTCGAGCAATCGCTGGCGGTCTCCGGCATGGTCGCCAAGGCCAACAGCCGGTGGTCGCGGTCGCTGTTCCAGATCAACCAGCGGCTGTCGGTCGTGACCGGCGGCGGGCAGGTCGACGACGGCAGCAACCCGATCGGGCCGGCCGCGCTCGGCGAGGCGTTCCGCGAGGCGACGCGTGAGTTCGACCTCGGCATGCACGTGCGCCTGATCGTCTACAAGCTGTTCGATCGCTACGTCATGAGCGGTCTGGACGGGTTGTACGAGGAAGTCAACGGCGAGCTGATCCAGGCCGGCGTGCTGCCGCAGATCGCGTCGGCGCCCGCGCGTCCGTCGGCGGGCGCCGGCGGCCATGCCGCGGCGCCGGCCGGTCATGCGGGTGCGCCCGCGCCGCACGTCGACGCGCACGCCGATCGGGGCCGCTACGACCCGGCCACCGTGGCCTGGCAGACCGAGCTCTACCAGACGCTCAACAAGCTGCTGGCCGGCCGCCGGAGTCCGGCGCACGAGGCCGCCGAGCATTTCCGCCACGAGTCCGAACTGGCCGCGCCGCCGGTATTGAGTCCGGTGGACCTGCTCAGCGCGCTGACGATCCTGCAGAGCCAGAACCAGCTCGCCGCCAGCCGGCAGCACGCGCAGGCCAGCAGCATGGCCGATGCCGCGCAGGCGGTGCAGCAGATCAAGCAGGACCTGCTCGACCAGGTCCAGCGGATCGGCAGCGGCGACGGCCATGGTCACAGCCATGTCTCCAGTGCCGACGAGGACACGATCGACCTGGTCGGCATGCTGTTCGAATACATCCTGCAGGACCGCAACCTGCCGGCCCAGATGCAGGCCGTGCTGAGCCGGCTGCAGATCCCGTATCTCAAGGTCGCGATTCTCGACCGCCACCTGTTCGCGCAGCGGGCGCACCCGGCGCGGCGCCTGCTCGATGCGCTGGCGCAGGCGGGCCTGGGCTGGTCCGAGGAAGCCGACCGCGACCATCGGCTGCTCGATCGCGTGCGCCAGTCGGTCGAGAAGATCCTGACCGAGTTCGACGACGACATCGCGATCTTCGAGCACGAACTGGAATCCTTCGAGGGGTTCCTCGACCAGGGCCGCAAGCGCGCGGGACTGGCCGAGCAGCGCGTGGCCGAGGCCGCGCGCGGGCGCGAGCGCCTGGAAGAAGCGCGGCGCACGGCGGCGCGCGAGATCCTGCAGCGTATCGACGAACGGGTACTGCCGCCGATCATCCATGCCGTGCTGTCGCGTCCCTGGGCCAACTATCTCGTCGTCGCGCTGCTGCGCCACGGCGAGAATTCCGAGGAGTGGCGCAACGGCCTGCGCTTCGTCGACGAGTTCGTCTGGAGCGCGCTGCCGAAGGGCACCGAGGCCGACCGCCTGCGCCTGCAGAAGGTCAAGCCGCAGATCGAGCGTGCGCTGCGCCATGGCCTGGGCACGATCGGCCTGCACGACAACGAGATCACCGAGACGATGAGGGCGCTGGCGGATTTCTACGCCTCGCTCCAGGGAGGCGCGCCGGTCGAGCGCAAGACCGTGCGCGAGGTCATCGTCGAGCGCGCCTGCCTGGCCGCCGCCGGCGCGCAGCCCGCTGCCGAGGCAGGGCAGGCAGCCGATGCCGCAGGCACGGCCGAGCTGGCCGGCAGCCCGGTCGAGGAGATCGTGCTCGGCACCCGTACGATCGAGGGCGACCGTGGCGAGGCCTTCCTCCAGGAGGACGAGTTCCTGCAACTGGCGCGGTCGCTGCGGCCGGGCACCTGGCTGGAGCTGGTCGACGAGAACGGCCATCGCGAGCGCGCCAAGCTGTCCTGGATCAGCCCGATCAGCTCGAAGTACCTGTTCGTCAACCGGCGCGGCCTGAAGGTCGACGACAAGACCCTCACCGCGCTGGCCGCGGAGCTTCGGGCCGGCGCGGCCGTCGTGCTGGAGGAAGCACCGCTGTTCGATCGCGCACTGGACGCGATCGTCGCGCGGCTGCGCGAGGATCACGAGGCGGCCTAG
- a CDS encoding 5-(carboxyamino)imidazole ribonucleotide synthase, which produces MATIGILGGGQLARMLVLAGTPLGQRFRLVDSAGDACAAQIAPLVQADWRDFAALEAFAADSDVVTFDFENVPAETAEWMAARTRVFPNPAALSVAQDRLAEKTLFGRIGLETPAFAAVDSREDLERAVAATGLPAVLKTRRLGYDGKGQFVLRAPADLDAAWQALGGVPLILEAFVPFDREVSVVAVRSRTGEFRHYPLTRNWHAGGILSASLAPLAGDPALEARAVAHARTLAEHLDYVGVFALELFVHGERLLGNEMAPRVHNSGHWTIEGTGCSQFENHVRAILGLPLGDTAAIGTSVMLNWIGELPEADAVLREPRAHWHDYGKSPRAGRKVGHATLCGDDPRELADRLERIGAALGRNEQVAPVLAALRAS; this is translated from the coding sequence ATGGCGACGATCGGCATCCTCGGCGGCGGCCAGCTCGCCCGCATGCTCGTCCTCGCCGGCACGCCGCTCGGCCAGCGCTTCCGCCTGGTCGACAGCGCCGGCGATGCCTGTGCCGCACAGATCGCCCCGCTGGTGCAGGCCGACTGGCGCGATTTCGCCGCACTGGAGGCCTTCGCCGCCGACAGCGACGTCGTCACCTTCGATTTCGAGAACGTACCGGCCGAAACCGCCGAATGGATGGCCGCCCGCACGCGCGTCTTCCCGAACCCGGCCGCGCTCTCCGTCGCCCAGGACCGGCTCGCCGAGAAGACCCTGTTCGGCCGGATCGGCCTGGAAACACCGGCCTTCGCCGCCGTGGACAGCCGCGAAGACCTGGAGCGCGCCGTCGCCGCGACCGGCCTGCCGGCCGTGCTCAAGACGCGTCGCCTCGGCTACGACGGCAAGGGCCAGTTCGTGCTGCGCGCCCCCGCCGACCTCGACGCCGCCTGGCAGGCACTCGGTGGCGTGCCGCTGATCCTCGAAGCCTTCGTGCCGTTCGACCGCGAGGTGTCGGTGGTCGCGGTGCGCTCGCGCACCGGGGAATTCCGCCACTACCCGCTGACCCGCAACTGGCATGCCGGCGGCATCCTCTCCGCCAGCCTGGCACCCCTGGCCGGCGATCCGGCGCTGGAGGCGCGCGCGGTCGCGCATGCCCGCACGCTGGCCGAGCACCTGGACTACGTCGGCGTGTTCGCGCTGGAGCTGTTCGTCCACGGCGAGCGCCTGCTCGGCAACGAGATGGCGCCGCGCGTGCACAACTCCGGGCATTGGACGATCGAAGGCACCGGCTGCAGCCAGTTCGAGAACCACGTCCGTGCGATCCTGGGCCTGCCGCTCGGCGACACCGCGGCGATCGGCACCAGCGTCATGCTGAACTGGATCGGCGAACTTCCCGAAGCCGATGCCGTCCTGCGCGAGCCGCGCGCCCACTGGCACGACTACGGCAAGTCTCCGCGCGCCGGCCGCAAGGTCGGCCATGCGACGCTCTGCGGCGACGACCCGCGCGAACTGGCCGATCGCCTCGAACGGATCGGCGCGGCACTGGGACGCAACGAGCAGGTGGCGCCGGTCCTCGCCGCGCTGCGCGCCAGCTGA